A stretch of the Fusobacterium varium genome encodes the following:
- a CDS encoding RNA polymerase sigma factor, with protein sequence MQILSIKELEKEIIEDYRYREDNDFREFLDENSDKELKFDNHYTGAKELEDIDEFAEETVIDYLEELSNMEVISDEEEDNYLKDINDSDKEKIIIKNLNEVASIAFNYVKTGIAYMDVVQEGTVGLIKAVDYFDADKHGNFKNYSKYWITREIILYIENKIADLRNEFKNFFKNKKENFGKEHHHDHDEEHQSDEVYLKEEDLLPTVEAIEKREKMVEKKIDFFVLENRLSEREIEVLNYYFGFGKDKRYSIFEIEDMLKLENGQGEELFQRALLTLSTIEGKMFL encoded by the coding sequence ATGCAGATTTTAAGTATTAAAGAATTGGAAAAAGAAATAATAGAAGATTATAGATATAGAGAAGATAATGATTTTAGAGAATTTTTAGATGAAAATTCAGATAAAGAATTGAAATTTGATAATCACTACACTGGGGCAAAAGAACTTGAAGATATAGATGAATTTGCAGAAGAAACTGTTATTGATTATTTGGAAGAACTTTCTAATATGGAAGTAATAAGTGATGAAGAAGAAGATAATTATTTGAAAGATATAAACGATTCTGATAAAGAAAAAATAATAATAAAAAATCTCAATGAAGTAGCTTCTATAGCTTTTAATTATGTGAAAACTGGAATAGCATATATGGATGTGGTACAGGAAGGAACAGTTGGACTTATAAAAGCTGTTGACTATTTTGATGCTGATAAACATGGAAATTTTAAAAATTATTCTAAATATTGGATAACAAGAGAAATTATATTATATATAGAAAATAAAATTGCAGATCTTAGAAATGAATTTAAAAATTTTTTCAAAAATAAAAAGGAAAATTTTGGAAAAGAACACCATCATGACCACGATGAAGAACACCAAAGTGATGAAGTATATTTAAAAGAAGAAGATCTTCTTCCTACTGTAGAGGCTATTGAAAAAAGAGAAAAAATGGTAGAGAAAAAAATAGATTTTTTTGTTTTAGAAAATAGATTAAGTGAGAGAGAGATAGAGGTTTTAAATTATTATTTTGGATTTGGAAAAGATAAAAGATACTCTATCTTTGAAATAGAAGATATGTTAAAATTAGAGAATGGTCAAGGGGAAGAATTATTTCAAAGAGCTCTTTTAACACTTTCGACTATAGAAGGGAAGATGTTTTTATGA